The genomic interval CTGTGAATAGGTGATAAACTGTTATTGTGGCCAATGTTCTGGGTCGTCCTGTCCTGATCTCTTCCGAGATTTGCTTATTTGGCGTGCTGGAGGAAGAGATGTGGCAGCATCACTCCGGATTTTGCTTCGGGAGTGTCTATTCTATGCCAGGAAGGCCATTGCCCTCCGGTGGATGGCCCCACAGTCTCCATCGGTACCTCAATGGAGGAAACTGGTCAATTCGATCCTCTAAtttaatcagattatatataaaggtagGGACTGCCCCCAGAAATTTACTAAGGTTTGGGGAGCGTGGTGTGCTTCCCGTTACCCAATACTCTGCCCCCTCACTGCGTTTGGCCTTGGGTGCCTTTACGTCTTAGGAAGGGCCGTCTGTTGGATGGATCCGTGACCTCTGGTGTTGGTATATCTTATGACTGCTGACACTGGGATGCCTTGCTCATTGTTGCACCTTTCAGTGTAAGAAGTGGGTTTGGACTGGGACGAGATGGCGCTGTTCTTCGTTTGTTTGATTTTTCTGTACTTTATTTTTATGCTCTCCTGTATATGTACTCTCCTGATTGCATTATATGTCCTGTTATATTACCTTCAAtaaaacaagtttaaaaaaaacaaaactgttattGTGGCACAACCTGTTTGAGGTTTTCTTGCCACAAAGGTCACATATATCCTTTATGTCACTCACCTTGGCAGAGGCGGCCAGTGTACCCCCTGGCACATTCACATTGGCAGATGCTTGTGTTTAATTTTCCATGAATCCCACAGTTTATTCGGCATGGATTCCTGGGCACCTCTAGAATATGAGAATTAGTCAAGAAGACATAGTATAGCCACCCATTAATAGGTACAGGATCCAGGAGTCACAATGTATATGTTCTGGAATCCCAGATTCCCCTTTAGGTACTCTCAGTACTTACCACAGAGGCCTCCACGGTGTTCCCAGGATGTAAAACAGCCAGACCAGCTGGCTGTGCAGAGGCTGCACCAGGGGCCAGGATGATAGGGACGGATTATGTGTCCCCCAATGTGCCAGTTACCTCTTCAGGAGAAAAACAATGGAGTTATAAGCACTAGACAAAGAagcaggggcagcacggtggctcagtggttagcactgcagccttgcagcactggagtcctaggttcaaatcctgccaagggcaacatctgcaaggagtttgtatgttctccgtgtgtttcctctggtttcctcccacacaccaaagacataatgatagggaatgtagaatgtgagccctatttgggacagtgactgtaaagcgctgtggaatatgatgccgctatataagtaagcataataaataaataaaataacaaagagttAAAGCAAAGAGGTTCCCATAACCATGTAGTCATCTCTCCAGCATGTTATATAGCAGGATGAGCTGAGCAGATGAAAAGATTCAGTTTgatttgtcatttattcatttaaatgttaggagtccagtaggcggtcctactTAGTGAATCACATGCCTAGAGGTATCTCTGTATGCACATTGATACAGAgagaccacccactggaccccCAAGCACAAAGTACGGTATATAAAACTATGTATCAGTCTGACTCTCCTACTCCATAACATGCTGCTGAGTTTTGTTTTAAATGCAACTATCAGCACTTTGTTGAACATGTGACCTTACCCCGGAGAATATGCACATACGAACACATCTACTTCGCCCACCTCTGAGGAACACCGACTCATCCCACAGCCCAACTCCCATGAAGATGCCCAGACCAACTAAAGGGAAGAGAAATATGGACAGTGGCATCATTCCTTCACATAAATGGTATTGCAGTCAACACCAGCCATACCCAACTGCCGTTCCTTTCAGGCACCTACAGGGTAGTAGGTGATCCCCCGCTGAGCCCCTAGATGCACAACCCCTGCAAAAGTGGTGGATGGCACAGTACACTGATTGTACTAAATACACAGGGGTAGGAGTAAAATTTTTAACAACTGGTTTCATGGAAACTGGGAGGGTGGCATGCTGTGAAAATTTTCAAGCAACACCCCTTTACCATGAAACCATGTTGCCTTTTGCCCCCTCCCCCATAATGTTCTCTGTCCTCCTAATGGAATTTATGCTGTCATATATTAAACGGATTTTAGATCTGTATGGGTCTAACAGCcatgacccctgcagatcagatggACGGTGACAACGTGGCTCTCAgcaataacatgttgggagccatgctgctcacccaccatacaatGTTCACCAATGCAATAACTAAGCCCACTGTTACACCTTGTACAGCGAGTTAGCAGCACGGCTCCCAGAATTGTTAATATAAACAGTAGCCGCACGGTccaggaaaagctgatctgcaatgCTTCAGGCTATTGGACCGATGCAGATGTAATTTTGTAAAAAGCCTATCCCAAAAAAATGTGTCAGTGCAGTTTTAAGAATTTGCAAATGGAAGGCATTTATCTGTGTAGGGGTCCCCTGGGATGAACTCTACTGGTGGGCTCTAGGCACCATAGTTCGCCACTGATCACTTACCTGGGTGTAATGGCGGCAAGTTTGATTCTGGGTGCACTCAGAAGTGTGGAAATTATAATTGTATCCTTGGTGGAACCAGAGAGAGATGACATCAGTGGGGGTCATGGTTCCAGCTGGGAAACTTTGTACATTCCAGCCAAGCTGAGTGTTGTCTGGTTCATCCTTCTGGCAGCGGGAAGAGACTTCAAGGGCCCTAGCCCCCAGAGCCTCGCTCCACTCCTGGAAAGAATGGGTTTTAGAAGATACAGATATGTCTGTAAATTACAAAAATTATTATGTCCTCGAGGAGATGAAGGAgattatatataccctatatactcgaatataagccgactcgaatataagccgaggcccctaattttaccataaaaaaactgggaaaacttattgactcgagtataagccgagggggggggggggggggggaatgcagcagctactggaaaattttaaaaattaaaatggtcggagttttgggaTGCAGTAGTTtcggggtgctggggaaggggagggggtgttttggttgtctgtctgccccttccctgagcttgagacagttccctcccccctccacctggaattcagcctggctgaatatagggtatctgaagggctcctattaaccccttctctacggaataggagcactgaagataccctatattcagtagaccgggcacttttagacacagaaatacctaatgtgtatgtggggtcctagtgttcaaatcccgccaaggtaaaaaaaaaaaaaaaaaaacatctgcaaggagtttgtatgttctccccgtgtttgcatggatttccatcccatattacaaaaagacatactgatagggaaaaaaaatgtacattgtgagctctatgtggggctcacaatctacatatttattaaaaaaaaaaaaagtgttaggtGCCCTCTCTCACAGacattgccacccagctttccgggTGTGTATTGCTAAATAATTAGCTTTATTATTTAGGGATGAGGGAAAACTGAGTGAAATCCCCGACGGTAGCTGAAATGGCAGCTACATTGTTTGTCATCCAGTTTTTCCATAAACAAATTAGCATATGTCTGAATATTAGCCCATATGGATAAGATATACAGATTTGCAGGCTCTGGAGACCTTTCTGGGAGAGCAGCATTTAGTGGATCACAGGTCATGGGGGAAGAGGGCACAGCCTGAAGACCTGTAGGTTCTCAGGATTTGGGGATCTATGTTGCCCAGCACAGATGTCATTTTATGGCCCCTCAGAGAAAAGAAGGGAAATATGTTCTCAGTAGCAGCACAGAGAATAGGCCAGAAGTCTGAGTCACTGGCAGCTGCTGCTCCCCCCACTCCTACACTCACCATCCTCCTCATGTTGGCGGCTGGGGGGCGCACATTCCCGCGCAGCTTGTTGTGTAAAGAAATTAGTGTGAATCTCTCCTTGTCCCCAAATCCTGTGAAAATCAACAAGATGGACACAAGTCAGAGGAGGCTCCAAGACAACCAGCGGACAAAAAGACTGCCGTTCTGGATGCTACTTGAATAGAAGACAGTatttgcagctttggatgtgacttggGGTACAAGACATGATGGATAATGAAGCATAATAATGAAGCATAATAATGAATACAGTGCTGGATGTGCTTAGAGTATAAGGCTTGACGTAAGAGCAGCATTGACACACATCAGCACGCAGCAGAGCCTATCTTATGGGATTAGCTGAGCAGTAGTGTTCGTGCAGAATCTCGGCAGGTGGACTGCAGTTCTGGAtataactggagtataagacatagcagaacagcaaaataaaaactgcagctttagatgtgactggagtacaagCAAACTAGTGACAGCAGTTGTGGATGTAGCCAAATAACAGAGCTGAGTGGTGCAGTACAGTTAGAGGGATAATAAGTGGGTGGATaatagcagggtcggactggcctgccggagcaccgggggatcccccggtgggccccaggccccgactatattttTGATCGTTTTGTTTAAGAAATcgtataggcaggggcccgatctgcatgatcaagggccgatcgggatggttaggggaccgatcggggccctgacattgcaATTCGGGCCCCTGCCCAGGAGGACGTTTAGCCTGGTGTCCTGTCGGTCGCCTACCTACGC from Leptodactylus fuscus isolate aLepFus1 chromosome 7, aLepFus1.hap2, whole genome shotgun sequence carries:
- the LOC142213739 gene encoding C-type lectin domain family 18 member A-like, with protein sequence MSVCSPDTWRLLLVILYILGPISGQLPEHVSPKRTGFGDKERFTLISLHNKLRGNVRPPAANMRRMEWSEALGARALEVSSRCQKDEPDNTQLGWNVQSFPAGTMTPTDVISLWFHQGYNYNFHTSECTQNQTCRHYTQLVWASSWELGCGMSRCSSEVGEVDVFVCAYSPGGNWHIGGHIIRPYHPGPWCSLCTASWSGCFTSWEHRGGLCEVPRNPCRINCGIHGKLNTSICQCECARGYTGRLCQVRCRSPCLHGQYKAAECSCICDPGYKGAECTEKLKSSVLSCDLLSDGVCFTVSSEVRSYYKAKKICLEAGGSLAEVRTQKTQDILAFFLGRLEDTNEVMDRDFQSRNFWIGLTYKSRFSFFRWDSGDPVLFQSFALGQPDSASFANCVEMSASSRFNWNDQRCKIRNRYICQYKMSSG